The following are encoded in a window of Cydia splendana chromosome 6, ilCydSple1.2, whole genome shotgun sequence genomic DNA:
- the LOC134791633 gene encoding cytochrome P450 9e2-like, producing MWLFFLLVLCLVYSLWRLRYFASNGVKTLVPVPFLGNLAAVTFGQENFVEVIEAGYNKFKDQRYFGIYQYHVPTLVPCDPELIRRIMVADFAAFSDRGVHIDQDCDPLFGRNLIMLRGSRWRTMRAALTPAFSASRCRSMAPLMAVCSKNVQVYLRERVRQDTQLDVDEISTAYVNDVIASCAFGFATDSLQEPHNCIFRLAKRAVVQDTTQIMKFFGYENMKTLMQLLKVKIIKTDDAEQFGELFKSALRARRHGSTPRPDFIQTLVDAADFSDDDLVAQAVLFYIAGYDTTANLINYFLYEMATNPTIQEKLQNELDQLPGSNDDKEAYDNVQGLEYLEMCVCEVLRLWPLVGAADRRSVARYDFGPNQTDAKTHFVAEAGVHIWLPVYSLHRDERYWADPHQCNPERFSSTNKQKILPYTYIPFGTGPRHCIGSRFATTAAKVFLSQFLRHYSVSGGSSRQLDPRAFILRPKHGFTLTVALRNNNNNIL from the exons atgtggttattttttttactagtgTTGTGCTTAGTGTATTCGTTATGGCGGTTGCGCTACTTCGCATCGAATGGAGTGAAGACTCTGGTACCGGTCCCGTTTTTGGGGAATTTGGCGGCGGTCACTTTTGGACAAGAGAACTTTGTGGAGGTTATAGAAGCTGGTTATAATAAGTTCAAAGATCAGAG ATATTTCGGCATCTACCAGTACCACGTGCCGACGCTCGTGCCATGCGACCCGGAGCTCATCCGCCGCATAATGGTGGCTGACTTTGCGGCCTTCAGCGACCGAGGGGTCCACATTGACCAGGACTGCGACCCGCTGTTTGGGAGGAACCTCATCATGCTGAGAG GTTCAAGATGGCGCACGATGCGCGCGGCACTAACCCCAGCCTTTTCTGCCTCTCGCTGTCGTAGCATGGCGCCACTTATGGCAGTCTGCTCGAAAAATGTGCAGGTGTACCTGCGAGAGCGAGTGCGACAAGATACACAGCTAGATGTTGATGAG ATCTCAACAGCATACGTGAACGACGTGATCGCGTCATGCGCGTTTGGGTTCGCGACGGACTCCCTCCAGGAGCCGCACAACTGCATCTTCCGACTGGCGAAGCGGGCTGTCGTCCAGGATACCACGCAGATAATGAAGTTTTTCGGCTACGAAAACATGAAGACGCTCATGCAG TTGCTGAAGGTGAAGATTATAAAGACCGACGACGCGGAACAGTTTGGCGAGCTGTTTAAATCTGCCCTGCGTGCACGCCGCCACGGATCCACGCCCAGGCCGGACTTCATACAAACTCTCGTGGACGCCGCGG ATTTCTCCGACGACGACCTAGTCGCGCAGGCCGTGCTGTTTTACATCGCCGGCTACGACACGACGGCAAATCTCATCAATTATTTCCTTTACGAAATGGCCACCAACCCTACTATCCAG GAAAAACTGCAGAACGAACTGGACCAGTTACCAGGGTCAAATGACGACAAGGAGGCATACGATAATGTCCAGGGGTTGGAATACTTGGAGATGTGTGTCTGCG AGGTTCTAAGGTTGTGGCCCCTGGTGGGCGCGGCAGATCGGCGCTCGGTGGCGCGCTACGACTTTGGCCCAAACCAGACCGATGCCAAAACCCACTTTGTT GCAGAGGCGGGCGTGCACATATGGCTACCAGTATATTCCCTGCATCGTGATGAACGCTATTGGGCAGACCCACACCAGTGCAACCCGGAGCGCTTCTCTTCTACCAACAAGCAGAAGATCCTACCATATACTTACATACCATTTGGTACTGGGCCTAGACACTGCATCG GGTCCCGTTTTGCGACAACAGCGGCTAAAGTGTTCCTGTCGCAGTTCCTCCGGCACTATAGCGTCAGCGGCGGTTCCTCGCGACAACTCGACCCCAGGGCCTTCATTCTGCGACCCAAACACGGGTTCACTCTCACTGTCGCTCTgagaaacaacaacaacaatataTTATAG
- the LOC134791750 gene encoding NADH-ubiquinone oxidoreductase subunit 8 — protein MSLAKIFSVSTRVRACGALSRAYSAPAGKAGEYPLQEKGYMYVNPEPQDMSFKVLSDKAAQTMFWTELARGFAVTLAHIFKEPATINYPFEKGPLSPRFRGEHALRRYPSGEERCIACKLCEAICPAQAITIEAEERADGSRRTTRYDIDMTKCIYCGFCQEACPVDAIVEGPNFEFSTETHEELLYNKEKLLLNGDKWESEIASNIRADHLYR, from the exons ATGTCCTTAGCAAAAATATTTTCAGTGTCTACGCGAG TGCGCGCTTGCGGCGCGCTGAGCCGCGCGTACAGCGCGCCGGCGGGCAAGGCGGGCGAGTACCCGCTGCAGGAGAAGGGCTACATGTACGTGAACCCCGAGCCGCAGGACATGTCGTTCAAGGTGCTGTCCGACAAAGCTGCACAGACCATGTTCTGGACGGAGCTGGCGAGAGGATTCGCAGTCACCTTGGCTCATATATTTAAG GAACCAGCAACCATCAACTACCCATTTGAGAAGGGGCCTCTGTCCCCACGGTTCAGAGGCGAGCACGCGCTGCGCCGCTACCCATCTGGAGAGGAGCGCTGCATTGCCTGCAAGCTGTGTGAAGCTATCTGTCCGGCTCAG GCTATCACAATCGAGGCGGAGGAGCGCGCGGACGGTTCTAGGCGTACGACGCGATATGATATTGACATGACCAAATGCATCTACTGTGGCTTCTGCCAG GAGGCGTGCCCAGTAGACGCGATCGTGGAGGGCCCCAACTTCGAGTTCTCGACGGAGACGCACGAGGAGCTGCTCTACAACAAGGAGAAGCTGCTCCTTAACGGCGACAAGTGGGAGTCCGAGATCGCCTCCAACATCCGCGCCGACCATCTCTACCGCTGA
- the LOC134791921 gene encoding deoxynucleoside kinase-like codes for MSQMKSVGSAARLAGSRPFRVSIEGNIGSGKSTCIKFFQKNRNVEAHPEPLNEWRNVGGHNLLGLLYGNVHKWTFPFQHYVHLSRLKIQISPPSHPEITVKMFERSVQNSRHCFVENAKKQNYLEDAEYQVLMTWFDYSEKNLDISLDLIVYLRTTPQVVYDRMLKRARAEEAEIPLEYLQEVHDSYENWLSSGSVGCEVLTIDADRGLDRVVEDLERYSYKILGGNHTN; via the exons ATGTCTCAAATGAAATCAGTGGGCTCCGCTGCACGTTTGGCGGGCTCTCGGCCCTTCAGAGTGTCCATCGAAGGCAACATTGGCTCAGGGAAGTCGACTTGTATCAAGTTCTTTCAGAAAAATCGCAACGTTGAGGCACATCCG GAACCCTTGAATGAATGGAGGAATGTTGGTGGCCACAACCTGCTGGGACTGTTGTATGGGAATGTGCACAAGTGGACCTTCCCGTTCCAGCACTATGTACACCTGAGCCGCCTCAAGATACAGATTAGCCCACCCTCGCACCCGGAGATCACTGTCAAAATGTTTGAGAG ATCAGTGCAGAACAGCCGGCACTGCTTTGTAGAGAACGCCAAGAAACAGAATTATTTGGAAGATGCGGAGTACCAGGTACTGATGACGTGGTTTGATTACTCTGAGAAAAATCTTGACATCAGCCTGGACCTTATTG TATACTTGCGGACGACGCCACAAGTGGTGTACGATCGCATGCTGAAGCGAGCGCGCGCCGAAGAGGCCGAGATACCCCTCGAATACTTACAAGAG GTACACGATTCATACGAGAATTGGTTGAGCTCTGGGTCCGTGGGCTGCGAGGTGCTCACCATCGACGCGGACCGCGGCCTCGACCGAGTCGTGGAGGACTTAGAACGCTACTCATACAAGATCCTCGGTGGGAACCACACCAACTGA